Proteins encoded within one genomic window of Haladaptatus sp. QDMS2:
- a CDS encoding helix-turn-helix domain-containing protein — MSGLMPSDSDALSNQEGELRTLWLDNEDAGDLLSSLASETARAILTELHKQPQAASELADSVGTSLQNVRHHLTNLDEAGLIRVADTRYSPKGREMNVYAPAQEPLVVFVGREEKKDGFVDSLKRLFAAVGILAVASLLVQALVQTTVVGVGGPGSLPRVPDSVGSTGGVLSLLDAVPPGALFFAGGALVLALVAGYLYRNERRTPRRQRI, encoded by the coding sequence ATGTCAGGGTTGATGCCCTCCGACAGCGACGCTCTCTCGAACCAGGAGGGCGAGCTGCGAACGCTCTGGCTGGACAACGAAGACGCAGGTGACCTGCTGTCTTCACTGGCGTCCGAGACGGCACGGGCGATTCTCACCGAGTTACACAAACAGCCACAGGCCGCCTCCGAACTGGCCGACTCCGTGGGAACCTCGCTGCAGAACGTACGCCACCATCTCACGAATCTCGACGAGGCAGGACTGATACGCGTCGCGGACACGCGCTACTCGCCGAAGGGCCGTGAGATGAACGTCTATGCTCCAGCACAGGAACCGCTCGTGGTCTTTGTCGGACGCGAAGAGAAGAAGGATGGATTCGTCGATTCGTTGAAGCGACTGTTCGCTGCCGTCGGCATTCTCGCCGTCGCGAGCCTGCTCGTCCAGGCGCTCGTCCAGACCACCGTCGTCGGCGTCGGCGGTCCGGGGTCGCTGCCGCGGGTGCCCGATTCGGTTGGGTCCACTGGTGGCGTGCTGTCGCTGCTCGATGCCGTGCCGCCAGGCGCGCTGTTTTTCGCAGGCGGCGCACTCGTGTTGGCGCTCGTAGCGGGCTACCTGTACCGAAACGAGCG
- the gatB gene encoding Asp-tRNA(Asn)/Glu-tRNA(Gln) amidotransferase subunit GatB translates to MTAQAAETRDLAVVIGLEVHVQLETATKIFCGCSTANADAEPNSRTCPVCLGLPGALPVLNEGAVEAAVKIGKALKATIPEETTFHRKNYFYPDLPKDFQITQYDAPICQDGQLEVNVKGQSRVIGIERAHLEEDPGSLQHVGGSIDTAEYVLVNYNRAGTPLMEIVTKPDFRSPSEVRAFLKKLEEVLDYLGVFDSTRDGSLRIDANISLVPGEEVEEDGSIGDEALAAANRTEVKNISSHKGAEKALAYEVTRQKNAVMRGREVEQETRHWDESRGITVSMRSKEEEKDYRYFGEADLPPLQVSHWKEEIDIPELPHARRERFQEEYGLSAEAASKLTSTKQVADFYERVATEFDPDLAATWVADNLLGELNYRDMQITDVADRLDEFVRLIELVADEKITVKHAQETVMRTMLDEGIDPDTIVEQEGLSKADTGEVEQAVAAAIDENPEAVEDYHSGEGSALNFLVGQVMQKTGGSADPGTVNELLRERLDS, encoded by the coding sequence TCTCGGGCTTCCGGGGGCACTGCCCGTCTTGAACGAGGGGGCCGTGGAAGCTGCCGTTAAAATCGGGAAGGCACTCAAGGCGACCATCCCCGAGGAGACCACGTTCCACCGGAAGAACTACTTCTACCCAGACCTGCCGAAGGACTTCCAGATTACCCAGTACGACGCCCCCATCTGCCAGGATGGCCAGTTGGAGGTGAACGTCAAGGGACAGTCGCGCGTCATCGGCATCGAGCGCGCCCACTTGGAGGAAGACCCCGGCAGCCTCCAGCATGTCGGTGGCTCCATCGACACCGCGGAGTACGTCCTCGTGAACTACAACCGCGCCGGGACGCCACTCATGGAAATCGTGACAAAGCCGGACTTCCGCTCGCCGAGCGAGGTGCGTGCCTTCCTCAAGAAACTCGAAGAAGTACTCGACTACCTCGGCGTCTTCGACTCGACGCGCGATGGGTCGCTGCGCATCGACGCCAACATCTCGCTCGTTCCCGGCGAGGAGGTCGAGGAAGACGGCTCCATCGGCGACGAGGCACTCGCCGCGGCGAACCGCACCGAGGTGAAGAACATCTCCAGTCACAAGGGCGCAGAGAAGGCCCTCGCTTACGAGGTCACCCGCCAGAAAAACGCCGTCATGCGCGGCCGTGAGGTCGAACAGGAGACTCGCCACTGGGACGAGTCCCGCGGCATCACCGTCTCCATGCGGTCGAAAGAGGAGGAAAAGGACTACCGCTACTTCGGCGAGGCCGACCTCCCGCCCCTGCAGGTGTCCCACTGGAAGGAAGAAATCGACATCCCAGAGCTGCCACACGCCCGCCGCGAGCGGTTCCAGGAGGAGTACGGACTTTCCGCCGAGGCCGCCTCGAAACTCACGTCGACTAAGCAGGTGGCCGACTTCTACGAGCGCGTCGCCACGGAGTTCGACCCGGACCTCGCAGCGACGTGGGTCGCGGACAACCTGCTCGGCGAACTCAACTACCGCGACATGCAGATTACGGACGTCGCAGACCGATTAGACGAGTTCGTCCGTCTCATCGAACTCGTCGCCGACGAGAAAATCACGGTCAAACACGCCCAGGAGACGGTCATGCGGACGATGCTCGACGAGGGAATCGACCCGGACACCATCGTCGAGCAAGAAGGCCTCAGCAAGGCAGACACGGGCGAAGTCGAACAGGCAGTCGCGGCGGCCATCGACGAGAACCCAGAGGCGGTCGAAGACTACCACAGCGGTGAGGGAAGCGCACTCAACTTCCTCGTCGGACAGGTCATGCAGAAAACCGGCGGCAGTGCGGACCCTGGAACCGTCAACGAGCTGCTTCGCGAGCGTCTCGACAGCTAA